The Candidatus Zixiibacteriota bacterium genome window below encodes:
- the ggt gene encoding gamma-glutamyltransferase, with product MKRSLHTATHIAVAVMYLAATLLIWACDGVSVTHYYTRGMVVTVSPPASEIGRHVIEGGGNAFDAAVAVGFALAVTYPQAGNIGGGGFATIRHGASGEIAVLDFRETAPAGATREMFLDSTGEVVEGRSTRGALAAGVPGTVAGLYALWEKYGTMKWSDLVGAAARLADTGFTVDSILATDFVRHRDRLSVFATTRQLYLPNGVTPSAGGRWQQPELAHSLYAIAEEGPAAFYTGVIADSIVSCMSQYGGLISYSDLERYRPVWREPLHYRFDSLDIYSVPPPSSGGVIVGQILKLLEPFEFSKFSPNSPDYIHLFCEASRLAFADRSEHLGDPAFFDVPASLLDSAYLDVRRALISRDHASASEDIGAGNPRKYESGQTTHYSICDSEGNMVAVTTTINESFGSGLVVVGGGFLLNNEMDDFAIKPGYANVYGLVGNEANAVAPGKRMLSSMSPTLVMRNDRPFLILGSPGGSKIITTVAQAIINFTRFNLPLKETVRRPRFHHQWLPDEVYLEQGGYDVATIQRLIRYGHQVREGSPYGDLKAIYIGPTGMMTGVSDWRCGGLAAGCKEPIVK from the coding sequence ATGAAGCGCAGTCTTCACACCGCCACCCATATCGCTGTCGCGGTGATGTATCTTGCCGCGACGCTTCTGATTTGGGCGTGCGACGGAGTCAGTGTCACCCACTATTACACGCGCGGGATGGTCGTGACTGTATCGCCGCCGGCGTCGGAGATCGGCCGCCACGTTATAGAGGGGGGCGGCAACGCTTTTGACGCTGCCGTTGCGGTCGGTTTCGCGCTGGCGGTTACGTATCCACAGGCGGGAAATATCGGCGGGGGCGGATTTGCGACCATCCGCCACGGTGCGAGCGGCGAGATCGCGGTGCTCGATTTCAGGGAGACCGCGCCTGCCGGCGCCACGCGCGAAATGTTTCTCGACAGCACGGGAGAAGTAGTTGAGGGTCGCTCTACTCGCGGCGCCCTGGCGGCCGGAGTGCCCGGCACGGTGGCAGGGCTTTACGCGCTCTGGGAGAAGTACGGCACGATGAAGTGGTCGGATCTGGTGGGAGCGGCGGCTCGTTTGGCCGACACCGGATTCACGGTGGACAGTATCCTTGCGACAGATTTTGTCCGACACCGCGATCGACTGAGCGTATTCGCCACCACGCGGCAATTGTACTTGCCGAACGGAGTTACACCGTCGGCCGGGGGGCGCTGGCAGCAGCCGGAGCTTGCCCATTCCCTGTACGCGATCGCTGAGGAAGGCCCAGCCGCTTTTTACACCGGCGTGATTGCTGACAGCATAGTCAGCTGTATGTCCCAGTACGGCGGGCTTATCTCGTACTCGGATCTGGAGCGGTACCGTCCGGTGTGGCGGGAGCCGTTGCACTACAGGTTTGATTCGCTCGACATCTACAGCGTTCCGCCGCCCAGTTCGGGCGGGGTCATTGTGGGCCAGATACTCAAGCTGCTCGAACCGTTTGAATTCTCAAAGTTCTCGCCCAACTCCCCGGATTACATTCACTTGTTCTGCGAGGCCTCCCGTCTCGCCTTCGCCGACCGCTCCGAGCATCTTGGCGACCCGGCGTTTTTCGACGTTCCCGCGAGTCTGCTTGACTCTGCCTATCTGGATGTACGCCGCGCGCTCATCTCGCGTGATCACGCCAGTGCGTCGGAAGATATCGGAGCGGGCAATCCGCGGAAGTATGAATCCGGGCAGACCACCCACTATTCGATTTGCGACAGTGAAGGCAACATGGTGGCGGTGACGACGACCATCAATGAGAGTTTCGGTTCCGGTCTGGTGGTGGTGGGGGGCGGTTTTCTGCTCAATAACGAGATGGATGACTTTGCCATCAAGCCCGGCTATGCCAATGTCTACGGATTGGTGGGCAACGAGGCCAACGCCGTCGCCCCGGGCAAGCGGATGCTTTCGTCGATGTCGCCAACGCTGGTTATGAGGAACGACCGTCCCTTTTTGATTCTGGGCTCGCCGGGTGGCTCGAAGATCATCACCACGGTGGCCCAGGCGATCATTAACTTTACGCGGTTTAATCTACCGCTCAAGGAGACGGTCCGGCGGCCGCGGTTCCACCATCAGTGGCTTCCCGACGAGGTTTATCTCGAACAGGGCGGGTACGACGTGGCCACTATCCAGCGGTTGATCCGCTACGGGCACCAGGTCCGGGAGGGGAGTCCGTACGGGGACCTGAAGGCGATCTATATCGGCCCGACCGGCATGATGACCGGCGTGTCAGACTGGCGCTGCGGCGGCCTGGCCGCCGGCTGTAAAGAGCCGATAGTGAAATGA
- a CDS encoding DNA adenine methylase produces MKVVNVSSVPQRSPFRYPGGKTWLVPVIRNWLRARGSAAIELVEPFAGGGIVSLTAVCENLVGTATMVELDSDVAAVWGTILNGEGAWLTRQISRLSITADTVEGLTRVRAGASLRRTALATLVRNRINRGGILAPGAGKVKSGENGKGLTSRWYPETLRKRILSIMEVRDRLHFIYGDGIEVLRQYSKLRNKMFFIDPPYTVAGRRLYTHSEIDHNYLFDLADNLSGDFLMTYDNCSRILRRARNHGFEVEEIPMKSTHHSTKIELLIGRDLGWLRGVNKLGSDSAFKLI; encoded by the coding sequence ATGAAAGTCGTTAACGTATCTTCAGTGCCACAACGGAGTCCATTTCGCTATCCCGGTGGAAAGACGTGGCTTGTACCAGTCATTCGTAATTGGTTACGGGCTCGCGGTAGTGCTGCGATAGAGTTGGTTGAGCCATTTGCGGGCGGAGGAATTGTCAGTCTCACTGCTGTTTGTGAGAATCTTGTCGGAACAGCGACAATGGTGGAGCTTGATTCAGACGTCGCCGCGGTGTGGGGCACTATACTTAACGGAGAGGGTGCTTGGTTGACGCGGCAAATATCACGGCTTTCTATTACGGCTGACACGGTTGAAGGCCTCACCCGTGTTCGCGCCGGAGCGAGTCTAAGGCGAACGGCGTTAGCAACTCTCGTGAGAAACCGGATTAATCGGGGCGGTATCTTGGCACCGGGCGCTGGAAAGGTCAAGAGTGGGGAAAACGGTAAGGGGCTCACAAGTCGATGGTATCCCGAAACGCTGCGCAAGCGGATACTATCAATTATGGAGGTAAGAGATAGGCTTCACTTCATTTATGGGGATGGGATCGAAGTCTTGCGGCAGTATTCGAAGCTTCGAAACAAGATGTTTTTTATTGATCCTCCTTATACTGTAGCGGGACGCAGATTGTACACGCACTCAGAGATAGACCATAACTATCTGTTCGACTTAGCGGACAATCTATCAGGCGATTTCCTTATGACGTACGACAATTGTAGCAGGATTCTGCGGAGAGCGAGGAATCATGGATTTGAGGTCGAAGAGATACCCATGAAGAGTACTCATCATTCGACTAAAATCGAACTACTTATCGGACGTGATTTGGGATGGTTAAGAGGGGTCAACAAGCTTGGCTCTGATTCTGCGTTCAAACTCATCTAG
- a CDS encoding NotI family restriction endonuclease: protein MTLPRRGRKSNNENRRYGIGEWYGRLADCLTAEELALLANLQGLPKHKRPPQPCPFREPRMCNKEGGVCSLRLYAGSQDSATSHRIPGDDGSLRATCPNRFYESGTIFEWVGEVVLRRKRPSIAGEVGFLEQPGHPEDVPGESVGRIDCVLVSQGEHSFDWCALEIQAVYFSGESMRKEFRVLQDYSGPGLPFPIAKRRPDYRSSGPKRLMPQLQIKVPTLRRWGKKMVVVVDTRFFAALGRMDEVADISNCDIAWFVVEFEESKGTAKLVPAFVRFTTLERAVDGLTGGTPVNLDEFERRIRAKLVDPS from the coding sequence GTGACATTGCCACGACGAGGCAGGAAATCTAACAATGAAAACCGCCGATACGGGATTGGCGAATGGTATGGCAGACTCGCCGACTGTTTGACGGCTGAAGAGCTTGCCTTGTTGGCTAATCTTCAAGGTCTCCCCAAGCACAAGCGCCCGCCACAGCCGTGCCCATTTCGCGAGCCCCGAATGTGCAACAAGGAGGGCGGGGTATGCTCGCTGCGGTTGTATGCAGGAAGCCAAGACTCAGCGACGAGCCATCGTATACCTGGCGATGACGGAAGCCTACGCGCAACGTGCCCAAACCGATTCTACGAATCCGGCACGATATTTGAGTGGGTGGGCGAAGTTGTACTCCGCCGTAAGCGACCTTCTATAGCCGGCGAAGTCGGTTTCTTAGAGCAACCTGGGCATCCAGAAGATGTGCCGGGAGAAAGCGTGGGGCGGATAGACTGCGTGCTAGTCAGCCAGGGTGAACACAGCTTTGACTGGTGCGCGTTGGAGATACAAGCAGTTTACTTTTCCGGTGAGTCAATGAGGAAGGAGTTTCGCGTTCTGCAGGATTACTCTGGGCCCGGCCTGCCATTTCCTATTGCAAAGAGACGCCCCGACTATAGGAGCAGCGGACCGAAGCGCTTGATGCCTCAACTGCAGATCAAAGTCCCTACTCTTCGCAGGTGGGGAAAGAAAATGGTTGTAGTCGTCGACACACGATTCTTTGCAGCACTCGGGCGGATGGACGAGGTGGCTGATATCTCCAACTGTGACATAGCCTGGTTCGTAGTAGAATTCGAAGAGTCCAAGGGCACTGCCAAGTTAGTACCTGCGTTCGTCCGCTTTACCACTTTGGAGAGAGCCGTGGATGGCCTTACTGGTGGCACACCTGTCAATCTAGATGAGTTTGAACGCAGAATCAGAGCCAAGCTTGTTGACCCCTCTTAA